TTTGGTTTTTCACCATTACAGGAAGTGACTCTTTTCGATATTGGCGGAGGCAGCACAGAGTTTGTCAGGGGGAAGGGGAGAGAGGTCCTCGATAAATGCAGCATTGCTCTGGGTTCGGTGCCATTAACAGAGCGCTATTTACAGATTTCCCCTGTTTCTGATGAGTTGTTGCAACGAACCAGATCTATCATTAAAGAGCAACTAGAGCAAGTGCCCCCTGTGTTCAAACTGGGCCCTCTTCTTGGAATAGGCGGCACTATTACGACATTAGCTTCAGTTCACCTTGAACTGGAGGCATATAGTGGTAATAGAGTTCACGGAATGACCCTCACGAAAAGGGATGTAAACGAACAAATTCTTCAATATGCCTCTAGAACCATAGCTGATCGATGCAAAATTAAGGGACTGTCTCCTGGGCGCGCGGATATTATCCTTGCGGGAGCATGTATTGCGGACGAAATTTTGGGTTTGGCCAATGAAGAATCATTTGTAGTAAGCGACAGAGGACTGAGGCACGGAGTGGCCATACACTACTTTGAAGAAAGCTCTGGAAGAGATGAGCCTCTGCTCCTCCCTTGAATTGTTAGAAAAGAGATGATTTAAGCATGCGTTCCACCCTGGCTTCCTATGCCTTGATGCTTGCTGGTATTGTCATACTCCTTCATGGACTGGAAGAAAGCAATAAAGCATTCAGAAAACACCTTGGCAGTCGAGGAAAAGAACTTCTGACCACTATGGGAGAGAAGAACTCATCGGCTTTCACCCTGGGAGTCTTACTTTCGGCCGTAGCCCAAAGTGGAACAGCGGCTACAGCCTTTGCCGTGGGGCTCGTAGATATTCATGCTCTCCCTTACGAAGGTGCTATTCTAGTTATGATGGGGGCGGGCGTGGGTTCAACTCTCGTTGCTCCCCTTTTAGCCCTTGATATCATTGCCTTTGCACCTTTTTTTCTGGCCTTGGGCTTTTTTCTTTCCCATGGGCGTTCGGATAAAATTAGAAAAATAGGCGCTATTATGAAGAGCCTGGCCTTTGTTCTCACAGGCATGCTTCTTTTAAAAGTGGGTTTTTCTCCTCTTATAGAAAAACCAGAGTTCGGAACTTTTATAGCTCATATTGTTACAAGACCAGCCCTTCTTGCCGTTGTCGCTTTTCTCTTATCGTCCCTTACTCAGGGTTCATCAGCAATAATAGCTATTGGGATAGCCCTTATCTCTTCTGGTGTAGCTTCTGCGGAAGCCTTTTACCCCTTGGTTCTGGGGGCCCGTCTCGGAACTCCCATTATTGTTCTCTTTTTCAGCATGGGCACCAGGGTCAATGCTCGAAGGCTTGCGTGGCTTTCCCTTGCCTATCGCTGTTTAGGCGTCGTGGCAGGGTTGGCACTCGCACCATTTTTATTTAAAGCAGTAGCTATTTCCATCCCTGATCCAGAGATGAAATTGGCAGCATACCAGGTGGGATTGAGTGTTATCAATGTTATCGTTTTTCTGCCCCTTGTACGGCGGGCCGCAGTGATGAGTGGAAACTGGTTTTCCAAAGAAGTTGCTAAGGATCCTGGGGAGGCCATCTATCTTGATGAGTCGTTAACAGACTTTCCCCCACTCGCTGTTCCTTTGTTGGAAAAAGAAATCACAAGAATGGCAAATTATATTGAAACATTTATTTACATGCTTTTTTTTGCACCGGGTTACAGAGAACAGATCTACAAGCTGCAAAAGGGTATTCCATCTCTTCTTGAGCAGTGTTCCGACTATATGTTTGCTATACCGGCGCCAATCGACAATGCCGCGGAAATGGAAAAGTATTCGGCAATTTCCTATTCCCTTATTTCTATGGCCGATATTGTGGAAGTTGCCACGGGAAAACTCTACACCCTTTGGAACGAAGGGATAGAACAGCGATTATCAAGTGAACTTCGACAAGAAGAATGGCAAGACTATCTTCTTGTTGCTACAGATATTGTTCGTTTTAGTTTGCGCGCTTTTGCTCTTGATGATGCCGCCAGTGTTCAAAAAGCAACGGAACTCTCAAAAAAATTTAGGTCCCACGATCAGTTGCTCAGGCAAATTATGGTATTTCGGGGACGGCTTTTCAACTGTCGTCAAGATGTGCTTCTTTGGAGTCTTCTAGCAACATTGCGAGTTATTGTAACAGCTTCCCTTGAAGTTGCCCGCGGAGGTCGATTTAGAAAAAGAGGAGATGAGGGAGATGGTCTTTGGGAAGAAGAAAAAGGAAACTATGGAACTGACACCGGAAATGATACTCTACTCGAGTGATAAAAAGAGAATTCTCTCCATGGTCCATAACATGGGAGAAGAGGCTGTTGACGCTGTTTACAAAGCGATAGAAGCTCTTGTAGAAAGGGACAATGCTCTTGCTCGACATGTTGTTGAAAATGATGATGTAATAGACAGGCTAGAAGTGGAAATCGATCAGGAATGTCTCGGCTCAATTGCCATGCGGCAGCCGGTACGTGAGAATTTACGATTCGTTTTTACTGTGGCAAAAATTATAACAGACCTTGAACGAATTGGGGACGAAGCTGTCAATATCGCTGAACGGGCCCTTTTCCTCAATCAGCATCCTTTGTTAAAGCCCCTTATTGACATCCCTAAGATGAGGAATATCTCTATCGAAATGTTACGAAATGCTCTCAATGCTTTTGAAACAAATGATCCTGCTCTTGCGGAGGAAGTTTACCTGAAGGATCAGGAACTGGACGTCCTTTATTACAACATTTTTGAAGAGCTTATACAAATAATCGCTCAAAAGCCGAAGGGCGATAAAGTAACGGCACAATGTGCTGCTGCACTTATGTGGATAGGACGTCATCTCGAACGGGTTGGTGATCATGCCTCCAACGTAGCTGAAAAATCCTATTTCATTATTACGGGAAAGCGTCTTAAGCAGATAATGGAAGCAAAACAGCGTTTAGCTGAAATGGGGAGAAATGACTGATTATTATATATATCTATGGCAGATAGAATAAAAGAGAGTTAATCTTATGCAAAAATTTTTAATTTTACATTATTAATTGACAATTCGACACTCCTTTTGTATTATTGATATTGATTATCATTCTTATGTGTGCTCAAGAGGGAGGTTTTATTTTTGAAGACGATATCAGAAGTTGTGGCCCGTTATTTTGAGGATCTGAAAAAAGGATGCAATAATCTCATTAGCTGCGACCAGTTGGGAGAGCTTATGAGAAAAGAAAATGTTTACATCCTTGACATCAGAAAGCCTGAAGATTATGAGGAGGAACACCTGGAAGGTGCGGTAAACATTTTCTGGAGTGAAGTAGGAGACCATCTAAAAGAAATTCCCAAAGATAAAAAAGTGGTGGTTTGCTGTTATTCAGGCCAATCTGCAGGTCAGGTCGTATCCCTTATGAGAATACTGGGGTTCAATGCCTGTTCTCTTAAGGGCGGAATGAAGTGTGACCTGGCGCATATGCCTATTGAAGCCCGATGCTGCGATAATCAGCCAGAAGTTTGTGATTCTTGAGGCATTTAACAGCCCTTCTCCGTTGGGGAAGGATATAAAGGATGTTACTTCAATACCGCTCAGTAGATGGGCACAGAGTTGTTGTCAGATCTGTTGAGCGGTATTAGTAAAATCATTAGCATTCATTTCAGAGTTAGAGAAAGCGTCGTATGTCATCTATGGATTTTCGTGTTTTAGGTGGCAAAAAACGTATGTCTTTCGGATATCCCATGCTGATCATAATGTCAATTTTCACTGATTCAGGAAGGCCGAGTTCTTTTTTTATCCCTCTTTCATTGATCCAGCCGAGCATGCATGTCCCAAGCCCAAGGTCTGTAGCCTGAAGACAGAAGTGTTCACATGCTATAGCTATATCCATGAGACTAAACTGAACCCCACGGAAAAGCCCTCCCAGGGCAGAGCTATAGCGGGATCGTTCGGTAATAACAACGATAAGCACAGGGGCTTTCGCAGCAAAAGAATTCATTGCATAGATGCCATTAAAGGCTGCCTGCGCTAAAGAAGCGACTTTTTCAGGGGTGTGGGCTACAATAAAAGACCATGGCTGAGAATTGCAGGCAGAGGGTGCCAATCTGGCAGCCTCCAGGCATGTATCAATTACTGATTGTGGAACAGGCTGTGAACTGTAATCCCTCATGCTGTACCTTTTTCGAATAAGATCTGCAAAATCCAAAAATCTCCCTCCCAGCTTTTGCGAATGATTAGGATAACAACTTTAATTTTAGTGTTTGTTTGTTAAAAGGGTCAATAGCCAAAGGGCAACATGTCTGATTTGGAGGCCCAAAAGTGTATGTAATATTTCGAAAAAGGGATGTTGGCGAGGCCAATTATTCTTTTTCTTAAGGGAAAGCCAGTATTTACAAGGGATAGAGATGTATTTAAGTTTTTTCTTTTTCTTTTTTTGAGAGTTGACATCTTCTGAAAAAATGATATCATACCCTTCGCGCCGCTCGAAAGGCGGAGCGAAAGCAACAGAGCACCTTGTAAAGTGAATAGGCGAGACGAAAACGAGAAGCCAGTCAATTTAAGAAATTTATGGAGAGTTTGATCCTGGCTCAGGACGAACGCTGGCGGCGTGCTTAACACATGCAAGTTGAACGGGACGGATATTGAAGCGACTTTTCGGAGTGGTGGATATATTTGTTTAGTAGCGGACGGGTGAGTAATGCATGAGAACCTGCCCTTCAGAGGGGGACAACAGTTGGAAACGGCTGCTAATACCCCATATGCCGAGAGGTGAAAGGAGCGATCCGCTGAAGGAGTGGCTCATGTCCTATCAGCTAGTTGGTGAGGTAAGTGCTCACCAAGGCGATGACGGGTAGCCGGCCTGAGAGGGCGACCGGCCACACTGGAACTGAGATACGGTCCAGACTCCTACGGGAGGCAGCAGTGGGGAATATTGGGCAATGGGCGGAAGCCTGACCCAGCGACGCCGCGTGAGGGAAGAAGGCCTTTGGGTCGTAAACCTCTGTTGTATGGGAAGAAGGAAGTGACGGTACCATACGAGGAAGTCCCGGCTAACTACGTGCCAGCAGCCGCGGTAATACGTAGGGGACGAGCGTTGTCCGGAATTACTGGGCGTAAAGGGCGCGCAGGCGGATATTTAAGTCAGCTGTTAAAGTCATGGGCTCAACTCATGGATGCGGTTGAAACTGGGTATCTAGAGTGCTGGAGAGGTAGGCGGAATTCCCGGTGTAGCGGTGAAATGCGTAGATATCGGGAAGAACACCAGTGGCGAAGGCGGCTTACTGGCCAGCAACTGACGCTGAGGCGCGAAAGCCAGGGGAGCGAACGGGATTAGATACCCCGGTAGTCCTGGCCGTAAACGATGAATGCTAGGTGTGGGTGTCGAGAGGCATCCGTGCCGGAGTTAACGCGATAAGCATTCCGCCTGGGGAGTACGGTCGCAAGATTGAAACTCAAAGGAATTGACGGGGGCCCGCACAAGCGGTGGAGCACGTGGTTTAATTCGATGCAAACCGAAGAACCTTACCTAGGTTTGACATGTACGTGGTACGGATCTGAAAGGAGAAGGACCTAGCCTTCGGGCAAGGAGCGTACACAGGTGCTGCATGGCTGTCGTCAGCTCGTGTCGTGAGATGTTGGGTTAAGTCCCGCAACGAGCGCAACCCCTGCATCCAGTTACCATCGAGTGAAGTCGGGGACTCTGGATGGACTGCCAGCGACAAGCTGGAGGAAGGTGGGGATGACGTCAAGTCATCATGGCCCTTATGCCTAGGGCGACACACGTGCTACAATGGCCGATACAGCGGGAAGCTAGCCTGCGAAGGTATGCGGATCCCACAAAGTCGGTCTCAGTTCGGATTGCAGTCTGCAACTCGACTGCATGAAGGAGGAATCGCTAGTAATCGCGGATCAGCCAAGCCGCGGTGAATACGTTCCCGGGCCTTGTACACACCGCCCGTCACACCACCCGAGTTGGGTGCACCCGAAGCCGGAGGCTTAACCTTTCGAGGAAGGATCCGTCTAAGGTGTGTCTGGTGAGGGGGGTGAAGTCGTAACAAGGTAGCCGTACCGGAAGGTGCGGCTGGATCACCTCCTTTCTAAGGAGACAAAGGCGCCTTATATGAGGAGCCGTAAGATTGGCAGAAATTTTCGTCTTGCCTGTTTCGCTTTTGCACCTTGACATAGGAATAGAGGGAAGTAATCGAGGGAAAGTAAGTAGAATAAGGTATAAAGGGCATACGGTGAATGCCTTGGCACCAGCAGCCGACGAAGGACGTGGCAAGCTGCGAAAAGCTGCGGATAGGCGCAAGCGGCCTTTGACCCGCAGATGTCCGAATGGGGCAACCTGCCTGGAGGAATCCAGGCGTCCATAAGTGGATGGAACCCGGCGAAGTGAAACATCTCAGTAGCCGGAGGAAGAGAAATCGAAGAGATTCCCTGAGTAGTGGTGAGCGAAAGGGGAATAGCCTAAACCGATGGCATGTAAGGCTGCGGTCGTTGTGTTGTCGGGGTTGTGGGAATCCTCATGTCAGCCCGCAGGCTGACGTTGGAGTTACAAAGTTGTTATCTAGCCGAACTGTGTTGGGAAAGCAGGCCATAGAAGGTGATAGCCCAGTAGGCGACAGGTAACGACCTCTGAGAGGATCTCCCGAGTAGGCCGGAGCACGTGGAATTCCGGTTGAATCAGGGTGGACCATCATCCAAGGCTAAATACTGCTGGTGACCGATAGAGAATCAGTACCGAGAGGGAAAGGTGAAAAGCACCCCTGGCGGGGAGTGAAATAGACCTGAACCCGTGTGCCTACAAGCAATCGGAGCGCGAGTGGCAGCGATGTTATGAGCGTGACGGTGTGCCTTTTGTAAAATGAGCCGACGAGTTATTAGACGTAGCGAGGTTAAGGTGCGTTAGCACTGTAGCCGTAGGGAAACCGAGTCTTAATAGGGCGTTAGTTTCGTTTAATAGACCCGAAGCCGTACGATCTATCCATGGCCAGGTTGAAGTCCGGGTGAAGCCGGATGGAGGACCGAACCAGTATCTGTTGAAAAAGATTTGGATGAGCTGTGGATCGGAGTGAAAAGCTAATCGAGTGCGGTGATAGCTGGTTCTCCCCGATATGCATTGAGGTGCAGCCTTGCGAGTTCAGATATGGGGGTAGAGCTCTGGATGGATGCGGGGGACTGGGGTCCTACCAAATTCAACCAAACTTCGAATACCATATCTGTATTGCGGGAGTGAGACTACGGGTGAGAAGGTCCGTGGTCGTGAGGGAAACAGCCCAGACCGTCAGCTAAGGTCCCTAAGTGTATGCTAAGTGTGGCAAGGATGTGAGAGTGCCTGGACAGCCAGGAGGTTGGCTTAGAAGCAGCCACCCTTTAAAGAGTGCGTAACAGCTCACTGGTCGAGGACTTTTGCGCCGAAAATGTAGGGGGCTAAGCATACTGCCGAAGCTGCGGGATATGTGCGAATGAGTATATATCGGTAGGGGAGCGTTCCATACGGGGTGAAGCCGAACCGCGAGGTCGCGTGGACTGTATGGAAGTGAGAATGTCGGCATGAGTAACGCGAAGTGCGTGAGAAACGTACTCACCGAAAGCCCAAGGTTTCCTGGGGAAGGTTCATCCTCCCAGGGTTAGGCGGGACCTAAGACGAGGCTGAAGAGCGTAGTCGATGGACAGCAGGTAGACATTCCTGCCCCGGCCTATGCCGTTATAACTGAAGGGGTGACACAGAAAGCTAGGTGCTCCGGGTGATGGAATACCCGGTCCAAGGATGTAGGAAGGCGCTTCAGGCAAATCCGAGGCGCTATTTCTGAGGTCTGATGGGGAGATCCCACGGGATCGAAGTCATTGAAGCTCGGCTGTCGAGAAAAGCCTCTAGGGAGGTATAGGCTGCCCGTACCCGAAACCGACGCAGGTGGGCTAGCTGAGAAGGCTCAGGTGAGCGGGAAAACCCTCGTTAAGGAACTCTGCAAGTTGACCCCGTAACCTAGGGAGAAGGGGTGCCACTCTGGTGAAGTGTAAATCATATGGAGCTAAGGGTGGTCGCAGAAACCAGGCTCAGGCGACTGTTTACTAAAAACACAGGTCTCTGCATAAGGCGTAAGCCGAAGTATAGGGACTGACACCTGCCCGGTGCTGGAAGGTTAAATGGAGAGGTTAGCGCAAGCGACGCTTTGAAATGAAGCCCCAGTAAACGGCGGCCGTAACTATAACGGTCCTAAGGTAGCGAAATTCCTTGTCGGGTAAGTTCCGACCTGCACGAATGGTGTAACGATCTGAGCACTGTCTCAACGAGGGACCCGGTGAAATTGTGGTACTGGTAAAGACGCCAGTTACCTGTGGTGGGACGGAAAGACCCCGTGGAGCTTTACTGTAGCCTGATATTGGATTTTGGTCTGTCATGTACAGGATAGGTGGGAGGCATAGAACGCAGGGCGTCAGCTTTGCGGGAGCCGCTGTTGGGATACCACCCTTGACATGCTGAAGTTCTAACTGTTTAGTCTGAATCGGCTGGCAGGACAGTGTCAGGTGGGCAGTTTGACTGGGGCGGTCGCCTCCTAAAGAGTAACGGAGGCGCGCAAAGGTCACCTCAGGGCGTATGGAAACCGCCCATAGAGAGCGCAAAGGTATAAGGTGGCTTGACTGTGAGAGAGACGTTTCGAACAGGAACGAAAGTTGGTCTTAGTGATCCGGCGGTACCGAGTGGAAGGGCCGTCGCTCAACGGATAAAAGCTACCCCGGGGATAACAGGCTGATCCTGCCCGAGAGTTCCTATCGACGGCAGGGTTTGGCACCTCGATGTCGGCTCGTCGCATCCTGGGGCTGAAGCAGGTCCCAAGGGTTGGTCTGTTCGCCCATTAAAGCGGTACGTGAGCTGGGTTTAGAACGTCGTGAGACAGTTCGGTCCCTATCCACCATAGGCGTAGGGTATTTGAGGAGATCTGCTTCTAGTACGAGAGGACCGAAGTGGACGAACCTCTGGTGTACCGGTTGTAGCGCCCGCTGCATAAGCCGGGTAGCTATGTTCGGGTCGGATAACCGCTGAAGGCATCTAAGCGGGAAGCCGCCTCCAAGATGAGATACCCCATTCCGATAGGGAAGTAAGGCGTCCTGAAGATGACAGGATTGATAGGCCGGAAGTGTACGAGCTGAGAGGCTTTGAGCTGACCGGTACTAATACGCCGAGGCCTTATTCTCATTTTCCCTTGAATTTCTTCCCTCATTTCTGTGTTGTTGTGCGAAAGAGTAGATTTGAGATCTCTGGTGGTCACAGCGGAGGGGCCACACCCGGTTCCATGCCGAACCCGGACGTTAAGCCCTCCAGCGCCCATGGTACTGCAGAGGCTATCTGTGGGAGAGTAGGTCGCCGCCAGGGATCTTTTTTTATGCCTTCAAAACACCTTAAAACACTCCAAATCGCCTTCGAAAACCCCGGATATTCAATAAATTCCATAAAGACAACGCAAAAATCAGACCTGATCACTCTTCCGAAAACCAAGGGGGTAGCGGAAATCTTCAAGGTCGCACATGGTGACCGTGATGTCTGCGCCTGCGGCACTTAGTGTTTCAACTTCCTGCCATGTTTTAATGTTTCCTAAAACACCGACAGACATTGAATTAGGCGTGGCTGAACGTACTACTGCCACATCCCTCAGAATATTGAGCCGCCGCCGGAGGTTCAGGCAAATTACCCCTGAAACGCCTGCCATCTCCGAATATCTGACAAAGGTGATAATTTGACCTTCAGATAGAAAATGCCCATCGAAGGCGAAGTAAAGGGGAATATTTGAGCCAAGGCACTTACCATAGGAGAGGAGGGCCTGGCGCACTTTTTCACGTCCCTTGTTTTCATGCATAACATCTGCACGAAGGGTAACAATAATTTCCTCTACGCCATTATCCTCTGCCCAGCGAATGAGATCCCCTTTAATAGAAGGCGGAAGCCCCGAATAGGGGTAATCAATAATAGTCCCTATCCTTAGCTTCGTTCCTGCAAAGTAATCAAGAACGAAGGGCAATAGTACAGGTGGAATAAAAAAAGTGTGGATGTTGTTCTCAATACAAAGCCGATAACTCTTTTCAAACTGCTTTTCATAAAAAATATCATAATAAGAAAGGTAGCACATTTTTTCAGAGAGGATATGAAAGGGCAGCGACTTTCCCAGCCCTGCTTCCGCAAGAGCTGCTCTTCGGTGAGCCTTTTCTGATAATAGTTGCAAATCAGTAGCCATATCATCACCTCATTATATTTATTAACGAAGACAGTGACACAATTCCTGGTTTTCTCCCCTACCTTTCTTTATGGTAACTTCTTTCACTATGATGGCCCCTTGACGCTGCAAGTATAAGAGCAAGGAAAGGGTAGTAGTTTCTGAAATTCCTATGTTTTTTGAAATGTCTTCCAAACAGATAATCCCTTTTTCTTCTATAGAGTTCATGACCTCTCCGGATACACAGTTCAGCCATTGTGTAAAAAGTTCCCGCATTTCAGGAGTTGTTGAAGAAGCAAGCTGTGAATTAAGGGAAACAGCTTCTATTAACCGGGCGGTCGCGAGGGATGATGATTCGATAAGTTTTTTCAGCTCTTTTAAAAGAGTTGCTTGAGAAACTTCTTCGCTCATGAATAGTGCTCCCTTCAATTAATAAAAAATCTGGTTAACTCACTACAATAATACAACATGAAGAGGATAAGGCGAAGGCTTTTTGTTCTGAAGTGATAGAATAAAGCAATATCCAGACTAGAGGGCATTATTTATTACGCGTTGGAGGAGTATGCATGAAGATCTCAGTTCTTCTTCTAGGTTTCGGGAATGTGGGGAGGGAATTTTGTTCTCTTCTAGAGAGGAAGGGTGACAAGATTTTTTCAGAATATGGATGCACCATTCAGATAAAGGGAATTTCGACCCAGAGAAGGGGCAACCTCTATTCAGAAGAGGGGTTGCATATGCCATCTGTTTTCAGGGCTGAAGAAGAAACAGGACGTATAGATTGCCTCAGAAGCAATGGCCTCTACATATCCCCCACCCTGGAAGATTTGCTGAATAACGGTGACTATCACATTCTTGTAGACACAACCTTTTCCAGCCTGGAAACGGGGGAGCCGGCGCGCACCTATATGGAGAAAGCCCTTTCTCGGGGAAAGTCTGTCGTTACGTGTAACAAGTCCCCAGTCTTTCTCTGGTACCATTCATTATCAAGTCTCGCCCGTGAAAGAGGGGCGAAGTTCCTATTCGAGGGAACGGTCATGTGTGGGACCCCCCTATTTTCTCTTTTTCGCCACGGTTTGCCCGCTACGGAAGTTCTTTCCTTTGAAGGAGTATTAAACGGCACGTGCAACTACATACTTGAATTGATGCGTCAGGGGAGCACCCTTGACGATGCTTTGCTTGATGCCCAACGGCGGGGATATGCGGAGCCCGATCCCAGTGTGGATATTGACGGCTGGGATTCTGCCTATAAAGCGATGATAGTCGCTCAGGCCATTATGGGAGCTCCCAGACTTACAAAAGATATGATAGAAGTAAGGGGAATCCGCGAAGTAACTCCCGAAATGCTAAATATGACAAGAATAAAGGGTGGCGTTGTCCGCCTTCTCTCAAAAATAGAAAGGAAGCAAAATTCCTTTAAGATCGAAGTAGCTCCTACAGCGTTACCTGCAAACCATCCTCTCGTAACTCTTTATGGGGTAACCAACGGTGCTGTTCTCTGCACAGACACCATGGGAGAGATTTGCATTGAAGGAGCAGGAGCAGGAAGCCGCTTCGCTGCTTTTGCCCTTTTGCAGGATGTTCTTTCCATTGCTAATTCTATGAGGAGGTGAAGCTTAGTGTCACAGAGACTTGGTGTCATAGCCGATACTCATGGACATGCCGATGCCTGGGAAAAAGCGTTGAAGATATGGGGGGACGTGGAAGCTATCCTTCATGCAGGGGATGTATTGAAAAGCGGTATTGATACAGGCCTTGCGGATCTCATAAATATTTCTTCCGTACCTGTTCTCATTGCTAAGGGGAATAGTGATTTTCCAAAGGACCAGGAAAGTCTTAACTGGCCCATCCTTTCTCCTTATGTAATGATCTGGTGGCACGGGAAGCTCATACTTTTGAGCCATGGCTCTCACTTTTCTCAGGTCAGGGAGTTGGCTTTGCGATCCCGTGCAGACCTAGTG
This region of Aminobacterium colombiense DSM 12261 genomic DNA includes:
- a CDS encoding Ppx/GppA phosphatase family protein: MDKKERLAVIDVGSNSVKLFVAEKAHQKISTLFERTEITRLSEGLTKNGVLQNVPMERNIFMVETMIHQAKALEVEGVIIVGTMALRIAQNREVFIDRLAKKTGFTLSVLSGEEEGELAFLGALSGLFGFSPLQEVTLFDIGGGSTEFVRGKGREVLDKCSIALGSVPLTERYLQISPVSDELLQRTRSIIKEQLEQVPPVFKLGPLLGIGGTITTLASVHLELEAYSGNRVHGMTLTKRDVNEQILQYASRTIADRCKIKGLSPGRADIILAGACIADEILGLANEESFVVSDRGLRHGVAIHYFEESSGRDEPLLLP
- a CDS encoding Na/Pi cotransporter family protein is translated as MRSTLASYALMLAGIVILLHGLEESNKAFRKHLGSRGKELLTTMGEKNSSAFTLGVLLSAVAQSGTAATAFAVGLVDIHALPYEGAILVMMGAGVGSTLVAPLLALDIIAFAPFFLALGFFLSHGRSDKIRKIGAIMKSLAFVLTGMLLLKVGFSPLIEKPEFGTFIAHIVTRPALLAVVAFLLSSLTQGSSAIIAIGIALISSGVASAEAFYPLVLGARLGTPIIVLFFSMGTRVNARRLAWLSLAYRCLGVVAGLALAPFLFKAVAISIPDPEMKLAAYQVGLSVINVIVFLPLVRRAAVMSGNWFSKEVAKDPGEAIYLDESLTDFPPLAVPLLEKEITRMANYIETFIYMLFFAPGYREQIYKLQKGIPSLLEQCSDYMFAIPAPIDNAAEMEKYSAISYSLISMADIVEVATGKLYTLWNEGIEQRLSSELRQEEWQDYLLVATDIVRFSLRAFALDDAASVQKATELSKKFRSHDQLLRQIMVFRGRLFNCRQDVLLWSLLATLRVIVTASLEVARGGRFRKRGDEGDGLWEEEKGNYGTDTGNDTLLE
- the phoU gene encoding phosphate signaling complex protein PhoU, whose translation is MVFGKKKKETMELTPEMILYSSDKKRILSMVHNMGEEAVDAVYKAIEALVERDNALARHVVENDDVIDRLEVEIDQECLGSIAMRQPVRENLRFVFTVAKIITDLERIGDEAVNIAERALFLNQHPLLKPLIDIPKMRNISIEMLRNALNAFETNDPALAEEVYLKDQELDVLYYNIFEELIQIIAQKPKGDKVTAQCAAALMWIGRHLERVGDHASNVAEKSYFIITGKRLKQIMEAKQRLAEMGRND
- a CDS encoding rhodanese-like domain-containing protein is translated as MKTISEVVARYFEDLKKGCNNLISCDQLGELMRKENVYILDIRKPEDYEEEHLEGAVNIFWSEVGDHLKEIPKDKKVVVCCYSGQSAGQVVSLMRILGFNACSLKGGMKCDLAHMPIEARCCDNQPEVCDS
- a CDS encoding nitroreductase family protein — its product is MDFADLIRKRYSMRDYSSQPVPQSVIDTCLEAARLAPSACNSQPWSFIVAHTPEKVASLAQAAFNGIYAMNSFAAKAPVLIVVITERSRYSSALGGLFRGVQFSLMDIAIACEHFCLQATDLGLGTCMLGWINERGIKKELGLPESVKIDIMISMGYPKDIRFLPPKTRKSIDDIRRFL
- a CDS encoding homoserine dehydrogenase; this translates as MKISVLLLGFGNVGREFCSLLERKGDKIFSEYGCTIQIKGISTQRRGNLYSEEGLHMPSVFRAEEETGRIDCLRSNGLYISPTLEDLLNNGDYHILVDTTFSSLETGEPARTYMEKALSRGKSVVTCNKSPVFLWYHSLSSLARERGAKFLFEGTVMCGTPLFSLFRHGLPATEVLSFEGVLNGTCNYILELMRQGSTLDDALLDAQRRGYAEPDPSVDIDGWDSAYKAMIVAQAIMGAPRLTKDMIEVRGIREVTPEMLNMTRIKGGVVRLLSKIERKQNSFKIEVAPTALPANHPLVTLYGVTNGAVLCTDTMGEICIEGAGAGSRFAAFALLQDVLSIANSMRR
- a CDS encoding YfcE family phosphodiesterase, which encodes MSQRLGVIADTHGHADAWEKALKIWGDVEAILHAGDVLKSGIDTGLADLINISSVPVLIAKGNSDFPKDQESLNWPILSPYVMIWWHGKLILLSHGSHFSQVRELALRSRADLVITGHTHVGSLVREGRTWFLNPGGASLPRGRDPASVALIEESIIQIITLDGELLHYEIW